A single Mercenaria mercenaria strain notata chromosome 9, MADL_Memer_1, whole genome shotgun sequence DNA region contains:
- the LOC128559403 gene encoding uncharacterized protein LOC128559403 gives MATRENGIPRIPDKNNPRTEQYVHQNEQSRMDQTNSLKNEDVKYPPNIPAGQFSKSSRTPLSSTRYGGNSLSSTTGSTQQSAFNATGGRLLSESLHEKGKTTVHGKANLLTKEKVNMKSVFYNFSPVIEKSLNVKHSTVSVKFERNSENAICILRGTPDDVKNAKITLQDMEKTLYETKVIFSTKTGDAFRDFSIEDIISDLLKDQYPACVAQQLTNEVLLYGFDKGVVENAKKFLSKSIKETDILLCGRLRENKNHVIEHFENKYKNKIVVYVDNVCRLHMVGQTEVVKEASTECVDINEGRKSLSTEGIFSNLQQEVTSGFGPEKLKPLSTSYKETVCPQELTNTTTTSEPQEKVLRNSENLRQMRTSIITDGLDISSPNSVEYFTMHQNESEVDFCIKKFGVFLERKLVFTRGKLKVINELHNDNSLRSSSEGKRLAVEHSSFESLRADVKFLPSRIDPNKGGRFTAKENIIEMAVPYMVNGGQEDYKELETILSKALEKVSAGSNVTSVAFRIWPVANWDFDNLMKCMLDFFVNWLLTRSHDKPISVLLCTEEHKDFICTDEYICNCLRTKLEATELKLPTVRIVKGSLDKAVAAVIVNTTACTLDLSYGKVSSALLKAAGQELQNECKQHHPTGIRYDEIAVIDMLREYSIMYS, from the exons ATGGCCACTAGGGAAAACGGAATACCTAGAATCCCGGACAAAAACAATCCCCGAACAGAACAGTATGTGCATCAAAACGAACAATCTAGGATGGATCAGACGAATTCACTGAAAAATGAAGATGTGAAATATCCACCAAATATACCTGCAGGGCAGTTTTCGAAG TCTTCCAGAACTCCCTTATCTTCAACTAGATATGGAGGAAATTCATTGTCCAGCACAACTGGAAGCACACAACAAAGCGCATTCAACGCAACTGGAGGAAGATTGCTGTCGGAATCTCTACATGAAAAAG GGAAAACAACAGTCCATGGTAAGGCAAATTTGTTAACAAAAGAAAAGGTCAACATGAAGAGcgtattttacaatttttctccTGTAATAGAAAAGAGTCTTAATGTAAAGCATTCAACAGTATCAGTCAAATTCGAAAGAAATAGCGAGAATGCGATTTGTATACTGCGAGGAACGCCGGATGATGTCAAAAATGCTAAAATAACCCTTCAAGATATGGAAAAAACGCTTTATGAGACAAAGGTgattttttctacaaaaacagGCGACGCCTTTAGAGACTTTTCCATCGAAGATATCATCAGTGATCTGTTGAAAGATCAATATCCGGCATGTGTCGCACAACAGCTAACAAATGAAGTTCTCCTGTATGGATTTGATAAAGGAGTCGTAGAAAATGCGAAAAAGTTTCTTAGTAAATCGATAAAAGAGACCGACATCCTGCTTTGTGGTCGTCTCAGGGAGAACAAAAATCACGTTATAGAACATTTTGagaacaaatataaaaataaaatcgtgGTATATGTAGATAACGTGTGTCGGTTGCATATGGTAGGCCAGACGGAGGTAGTTAAGGAAGCAAGCACTGAGTGTGTAGACATTAATGAGGGAAGAAAGTCACTTTCAACGGAGGGTATATTTTCAAACTTGCAGCAAGAAGTAACAAGCGGATTCGGGCCAGAGAAGCTGAAGCCGTTGTCAACTAGTTATAAAGAGACTGTTTGTCCACAGGAATTAACTAACACTACAACTACAAGTGAACCTCAAGAAAAAGTTTTGCGTAATTCTGAAAACTTGCGCCAAATGAGGACTTCCATTATTACTGATGGGCTCGACATTTCAAGTCCTAATTCAGTGGAATATTTCACAATGCACCAAAACGAGAGCGAAGtagatttttgtattaaaaagtTTGGCGTTTTTCTTGAAAGGAAGCTTGTTTTCACCCGCGGAAAACTGAAAGTGATAAACGAACTTCACAACGACAATAGCTTACGGTCATCCTCCGAAGGAAAACGTTTAGCTGTCGAGCATTCTAGCTTTGAAAGTTTGAGAGCAGACGTTAAGTTTTTGCCATCAAGAATTGACCCAAATAAAG gTGGAAGGTTTACAGCTAAAGAAAATATTATCGAAATGGCTGTTCCATACATGGTCAACGGAGGGCAAGAGGATTATAAAGAATTGGAAACAATTTTGAGTAAAGCTTTAGAGAAAGTTTCTGCTGGAAGCAATGTAACTTCAGTTGCATTTCGTATATGGCCTGTCGCAAACTGGGATTTTGATAACCTGATGAAATGCATGTTGGACTTTTTTGTAAACTGGCTACTGACACGCTCACATGACAAGCCAATTTCGGTATTGCTGTGCACCGAAGAACATAAAGATTTCATATGTACAGACGAATACATTTGCAATTGTTTACGCACCAAACTCGAAG CAACAGAGTTGAAACTACCAACAGTCCGTATTGTGAAAGGTTCCCTGGACAAGGCTGTT GCTGCTGTTATAGTGAATACAACAGCTTGTACTTTGGATCTTTCTTATGGCAAAGTATCTTCCGCCCTTCTCAAGGCAGCTGGTCAGGAACTTCAGAACGAATGTAAACAACATCATCCGACTGGTATAAGATATGATGAAATAGCCGTCATAGACATGTTAAGAGAATATTCTATAATGTATTCTT AG